One part of the Lycium ferocissimum isolate CSIRO_LF1 chromosome 8, AGI_CSIRO_Lferr_CH_V1, whole genome shotgun sequence genome encodes these proteins:
- the LOC132066278 gene encoding uncharacterized protein LOC132066278, whose product MSSEFSDEYASVDSESLHGNENSSSDEHANNLVESFCSQTLVEVDVTEFNNVIDKIHLSPRGRGRGRSNNRGGRQSTRGRGGRGTYQMPISISSNGAFERLQQIIRLQHPPFIAISEPFHKADQIEKYKRLLGYTNAYANCNSQIWLLWNDLIDCRVVEETDQQATCLINWMGNNVLITTVYAKCDANLREALWDSMRDISVNYNLPWLIAGDFNCITDPAEKQGGTPHRMSKSLPFLQCIMDCDLIDPGYSGSNFTWCNGWAPDKRVWQRLDRVLINQEWSNLFESTNVDHLIRTGSDHSPLLTMAIYNQRNHVKYFRFLDPWTEEQDFKETGSQAWNIEVQGSPMWRFHLKLKNTCKKLSEWSKNSVGNIFDQVINMEKKVAEMEDKMLNDNFESNRADLNHANALLIKAYKKEEAYWKQKAGIQWFVEGEINSKFFHSFVKGGKKRLSLKKMRKDDGSWIEGDEDITNEAISIFKNQFSKEDSVKDFSILNCIPKVINDDDNEQLTSNPTMDELKDVIRFLKQSLTPVSSSFPNWYPLTKQSFIRSTTDNIMLTQEIVHNINRTSPAGNVVLKLDMTKAYDRVSWEYLCKVLRQFGFAERWIDSVWRLITNVWYSVNINGTRHGFFNSSRGIKQGDPLSPSLFIIGAELFTIMMETLNQSKFIPFSMDKNGPNISHLCYADDTILFSSCDPHSLGLLMSRLGEYEGVSGQLINRNKSGFYVTFKEDDPRISLIKGITGFNHCQFPMIYLGCPIYVGRKKIVYFNTMVAKVARRL is encoded by the exons ATGAGCTCTGAATTCAGTGATGAATATGCCAGTGTTGACAGCGAAAGTCTCCATGGTAATGAAAACTCATCCAGTGATGAGCATGCCAATAACTTAGTGGAATCTTTTTGCTCCCAAACACTGGTGGAGGTGGATGTTACAGAATTTAACAACGTGATTGACAAAATTCACCTATCTCccagaggtagaggtagaggcaGAAGCAACAACAGAGGTGGTAGACAAAGCACAAGAGGAAGAGGTGGCAGGGGCACCTATCAAATGCCTAT AAGCATTAGCTCTAATGGTGCTTTTGAGAGACTTCAACAAATTATCAGACTTCAACATCCTCCTTTCATAGCTATCAGTGAGCCTTTCCACAAGGCCGATCAAATTGAAAAATACAAAAGACTTTTGGGCTACACTAATGCCTATGCCAACTGTAATAGCCAAATATGGCTACTTTGgaatgatctgattgattgtAGAGTGGTGGAAGAAACCGACCAACAGGCTACTTGCTTGATCAACTGGATGGGTAATAATGTTCTTATCACTACTGTTTATGCTAAATGTGATGCTAATCTCAGAGAAGCCTTATGGGACAGCATGAGGGATATATCTGTGAATTATAATTTACCTTGGTTAATTGCCGGTGATTTTAACTGTATTACTGATCCTGCCGAAAAACAAGGTGGTACTCCACACAGAATGTCTAAGAGTTTACCCTTTCTACAATGCATCATGGATTGTGATTTGATTGACCCTGGTTATTCAGGATCTAATTTTACTTGGTGCAATGGGTGGGCACCTGATAAGAGAGTATGGCAAAGACTCGATAGAGTGTTGATCAATCAGGAATGGTCAAACCTATTTGAATCTACTAATGTCGATCATCTAATAAGGACAGGGTCAGATCATTCACCCCTTCTCACTATGGCTATTTATAATCAGAGAAACCATGTCAAATACTTCAGATTTCTTGACCCGTGGACTGAAGAGCAGGACTTTAAAGAGACAGGGAGTCAAGCATGGAATATTGAGGTACAAGGCTCCCCTATGTGGAGGTTTCATCTTAAGCTGAAAAATACTTGCAAAAAACTTTCTGAATGGTCCAAAAATTCGGTGGGTAATATCTTTGATCAAGTTATTAATATGGAGAAGAAAGTGGCCGAGATGGAGGATAAAATGCTCAATGATAATTTTGAATCTAATAGGGCCGATTTGAATCATGCCAATGCTCTTCTTATCAAAGCATACAAGAAGGAAGAAGCTTACTGGAAGCAAAAAGCGGGCATCCAATGGTTTGTAGAGGGTGAAATAAATTCTAAATTCTTTCACTCATTTGTAAAAGGCGGGAAAAAAAGACTATCCCTTAAGAAGATGAGGAAGGATGATGGAAGCTGGATAGAGGGGGATGAAGACATTACAAATGAGGCTATATCCATTTTTAAGAATCAATTCTCTAAAGAAGATTCTGTTAAAGATTTTTCCATTCTTAATTGCATTCCTAAAGTgatcaatgatgatgataacgaACAGCTTACTTCTAATCCAACTATGGATGAGCTGAAAGAT GTAATCAGATTCCTAAAGCAATCACTCACACCCGTCTCATCCTCATTCCCAAA CTGGTATCCCCTAACCAAACAAAGCTTCATCAGATCAACCACTGATAATATCATGCTTACTCAAGAAATTGTCCATAACATAAACAGAACCTCTCCAGCTGGTAATGTGGTTTTAAAATTGGACATGACTAAAGCCTATGACAGGGTATCATGGGAATACCTTTGCAAGGTCCTTAGACAGTTTGGCTTTGCTGAAAGGTGGATTGATAGTGTTTGGAGACTAATTACAAATGTCTGGTACTCTGTCAATATTAATGGGACCAGACATGGCTTCTTCAACTCCTCCAGGGGTATCAAACAGGGAGACCCTCTTTCCCCTTCTCTTTTTATCATAGGAGCTGAATTATTTACTATAATGATGGAAACACTAAATCAGTCTAaatttattccattttctatGGATAAAAATGGCCCTAATATCTCTCATTTGTGCTATGCAGATGATACTATTCTTTTCTCCTCATGTGATCCTCACTCCCTGGGTCTCCTAATGAGTAGATTGGGGGAATATGAAGGTGTCTCTGGACAACTTATCAATAGAAACAAATCTGGTTTTTATGTAACCTTTAAAGAGGACGATCCTAGAATCAGCTTGATAAAAGGGATTACTGGCTTCAACCATTGTCAATTCCCTATGATCTATCTTGGTTGCCCTATTTACGTTGGGAGGAAAAAAATAGTCTATTTCAACACCATGGTGGCTAAAGTAGCCAGAAGACTATAG
- the LOC132068205 gene encoding glucan endo-1,3-beta-glucosidase-like, with product MEVSNKKITSPLFTFLFISAIFIQCFTFVSSIGVNYGTLGNNLPPPSQVAQFLKDKTLIDKIKIFDVNPDILRAFANTGISVTVTVPNGEIPKLLDIGYAKSYVEANIKPFYPQTKIDVIAIGNEILHWETPEVQNKLVPAMRTFYQALTQSGINTIKVSTPHSLGILLSSNPPSMARFRPGWDVGILQPMLQFLRETKGPFMVNPYPYFGYNPQQVDFLLFRQNPGVFDKFSKRMYTNMFDMLLDAVYMSMKRLGYDDVEIIAAETGWPSLGESFEPQCTVENAASYNGGLLRKYVTGAGTPLMPHRKIETYIFDLFNENSKTGSNAERNFGLFRPDFTPVYNIGIMKGQPLLPMPVQPKPLPQPALPQPQQPRAPRNRAKPGPMLPTQPGPKLPAQPLPKPAAPMGKKFCMPKPQATDAQLQASLDWACTNQGVDCGPVQAGGPCFNPNTVRSHAAFVMNSYYQIKGRNDINCDFSGSAVIVFADPSYGTCKYLS from the exons atggaggtgtctaataagaaaataacatcTCCATTATTTACCTTCTTGTTTATTTCAGCTATCTTTATTCAATGTTTTACTTTTGTTTCCTCCATAGGTGTTAACTATGGCACCCTTGGCAACAACCTACCCCCACCATCCCAAGTTGCTCAATTcctcaaagacaaaaccttaatcgacaaaatcaaaattttcgaTGTGAATCCAGACATCCTACGTGCCTTTGCCAATACAGGAATCTCAGTTACTGTCACTGTCCCAAATGGCGAAATTCCCAAATTATTGGACATTGGTTACGCTAAGAGTTACGTGGAAGCAAATATCAAGCCATTTTATCCACAAACCAAAATTGATGTTATTgctataggaaatgaaattcttcATTGGGAAACACCAGAAGTTCAAAATAAATTAGTCCCAGCAATGAGGACATTTTATCAAGCACTAACTCAATCTGGTATTAACACAATTAAAGTGTCAACACCACATTCTTTAGGAATTTTACTAAGCTCAAATCCACCAAGTATGGCTAGATTTAGACCAGGTTGGGATGTTGGTATTTTACAACCAATGTTACAATTTTTACGTGAAACAAAAGGACCTTTTATGGTGAACCCATATCCATATTTTGGTTACAACCCACAGCAAGTTGATTTCCTTTTGTTCAGACAAAATCCAGGTGTTTTTGACAAGTTTAGTAAGAGAATGTACACAAACATGTTTGACATGTTGTTGGATGCTGTATATATGTCAATGAAGAGACTTGGTTATGATGACGTAGAAATAATTGCTGCTGAAACAGGGTGGCCTTCATTAGGGGAAAGTTTTGAACCACAATGTACTGTAGAAAATGCAGCTTCATATAATGGTGGATTATTAAGGAAATATGTTACTGGGGCAGGAACACCATTGATGCCACATAGGAAAATTGAGACATATATTTTTGATTTGTTTAATGAGAATAGTAAAACAGGTTCTAATGCTGAGAGAAATTTTGGATTATTTAGGCCTGATTTTACTCCAGTTTATAATATTGGAATCATGAAAGGACAACCATTGCTGCCAATGCCAGTGCAACCAAAG CCTCTTCCACAGCCAGCATTgccacaaccacaacaaccaagAGCCCCGAGAAACCGCGCAAAGCCAGGCCCAATGCTACCAACCCAACCAGGCCCAAAACTTCCAGCCCAACCCCTTCCAAAGCCTGCAGCACCAATGGGCAAGAAATTTTGCATGCCAAAACCACAGGCAACAGATGCACAATTGCAAGCCAGTTTAGATTGGGCTTGTACTAATCAAGGTGTGGATTGTGGCCCAGTTCAAGCTGGAGGCCCATGTTTTAACCCAAACACTGTTAGGTCTCATGCAGCCTTTGTTATGAATTCTTACTATCAAATTAAGGGCAGAAATGACATCAACTGTGATTTTTCTGGCTCTGCTGTCATTGTCTTTGCTGATCCAA GTTATGGTACGTGCAAGTACCTATCTTGA
- the LOC132068207 gene encoding DNA replication complex GINS protein PSF2 produces MTSQSDNAIAFSAAELEFLAEDEMVEIVPNMRMEPLNLISGDFGPFRPQIAAQVPLWLAVALKKRGKCTIRPPEWMSVEKLTQVLEAERDTEKFQLLPFHYVEISRLLFDHAREDIPDIYMVRSLIEDIKDVRFHKIGTGLEIISKEVTYALRLKNLSAMEANIVRPFVTKALLTFHKLNTSEAIPESGSVPNRQRQAVDPRNKRVLKGR; encoded by the exons ATGACGAGCCAATCTGATAATGCTATCGCATTTTCAGCAGCTGAG TTGGAGTTTCTAGCGGAAGATGAAATGGTTGAAATCGTGCCAAACATGAGAATGGAACCTCTCAATCTTATATCT GGAGATTTTGGACCTTTCCGTCCACAAATAGCTGCACAGGTGCCTCTCTGGTTAGCAGTGGCTTTGAAGAAAAGAGGGAAATGCACTATCAGACCTCCTGAATGGATGTCCGTCG AAAAGTTAACCCAAGTTCTGGAAGCTGAAAGAGACACTGAAAAGTTCCAACTATTACCATTTCATTATGTTGAAATCTCGAGGCTTCTTTTTGATCA TGCCCGCGAGGACATTCCTGACATCTATATG GTGAGGTCTCTTATTGAAGATATTAAGGATGTGCGGTTTCACAAAATTGGAACTGGTTTGGAGATAATTTCTAAGGAGGTCACATATGCGTTGAGG CTTAAAAATCTCTCAGCAATGGAGGCAAATATAGTACGTCCATTTGTTACCAAAGCTTTGCTGACATTTCATAAGTTAAATACTTCAGAAGCAATACCAGAATCTGGTAGTGTTCCAAACAGACAGCGTCAAGCAGTGGATCCGAGGAATAAA CGTGTACTGAAAGGTCGATGA